One Gossypium hirsutum isolate 1008001.06 chromosome A08, Gossypium_hirsutum_v2.1, whole genome shotgun sequence genomic window, gaaagGGCTACAATGGCTTAAATTAAATATAGGAAGGGGTTAAAATTGAAATTGTCCCATTTAATCAAAGAGTGCACAACCCATGGGTTTGCCCCTGGCGGAGAAGctgacttaaaaaataaaaacggcAGACAATATTGGATACCACCTGAACAAACTCCATCATATTAGGTTGAAGAAGCATCTTTATGCTATGAAAGTGATTTCATAAGGTTGGTTAAATCACGAAAAAGTTTCTATAGAACAAGTTACAGTTTTAGTAATAAAATGCTTACCACGTATAGTACTGTATGTAATTGTACTTATTTCcctgaagaaaaaaaaatcaatttacagCTTATAATGGGGATTCTTTGGGCACAAAAAGTAAAGAATGATTAGTACAAGTtagaaagaaaatggaaaatgaaagaaTTGCATTAAATATTGAATCTATAAATGGCTAATACTCAACCAAGCACAGAGGAAACATAGAGGTAAGGATCCCAAGAGCCATTAGCACTACTCCAACCATTATTGTCACACTGCTCAAACTGCTGGGGGGATGGCCAAACACCTTCTGCTGTTTCATCAAATTGAGACATTGGCATGCTCACCATATTTGTTTTACCGTTCATATTCATTTGCAACCCTATCGGGCACTGGTCCGAATATGACAAGTCCATGGTTGATTCGGTTGTCCCGGAAAGTGGCCAAGTAGATGTAGCAGCAGCTGTACAAGTGGTGATATTAAAGAATCCATTTGGTGGGACTTGGTTCATCTGTGTGCCCCATTCAGCTTCAAATGACGGTTCATTGGACCACATCATACTTGCCATAGACTCAATTTGGCTTTGACCAGGTTGAGGTTGAGGCCACTGAACACCAACATGATTTGCAGCTACTTGATAACGATTTAGGAGGTCAGGCTTGCTAGAACCTGGATTTAGTGGACCCGGAACAGGGTTCATGTTTCTGATTCCTTGAGGAGCCACGGTTGTCGTTCTTGATTCTCTGCTTACATTTTGGTTGTTTTGGGAAGAGTTAGAAGCAACGATGGGTTGCAAAGCGGCACGATTAGCTGGTGATAGGACTTTAAGCCCTTTGCCATCAAGCAACTTAGCCTTGAGTGCACCAAGAAACCCATCAGCATCGTTCCCCGTCCCACAGACTTCCTCAAAGGAGAAAGGTTCGATGTGATCTAGCGAGACGCGGTTGGCTGTGGTTTTTGAGGCTGATGGAGGTAGCTCAAAGTTGGTGCGCGCATTAGCTCCACGCAGGGCTCGGGCAGCATCATCGTAAGCTCGAGCTGCGTCCTCGGCAGTATCAAAAGTTCCAAGCCAAAGCCTAACCTTCTGCAAAGAATCCTTGATTTCGGCCACCCATCTCCCCGATGGTCTCTGCCTAACTCCCACAAATCTATGGTGTCCTCTGGATGACTTCTTTCTGCCACGAACTCCATCAGCACTGGTAGGAATCACCATATTTAATTTTCGCCTTATGAAACCTCCCAGTAGCGGAGGCTGGGGGTCCTTTATTATTGTGGATTCCGAAAGGGTATCTTTAGTTTGCCCTTAGTCGACAACAAAGAAAATGCCAAAAACTGGTGCTTAAAATATAGGGGCTGTCCACTGCAGGCCTTGTTGTTTCCATCGACGCAATTGCTAAAATACAATAGCAACAAATACATTTTCATCAAACCTAAATTGTATTAAGAAACAAGTACTATCGAtgtataatttttagttttatactCTGTTACTTTAAATATACAATTATTTacgtttattttaaaattttttaataagatGTCTTCATGAAATTTACTGTTGATGTATTAGTGTTTATAAACTAATACAAATTTTTAGAACAGTTAAAACCTCCATTCTTACCATTTTTAAGAGACCTGAAAAAGTAAAGAAGagacttttcttttctttttttctttttttttttaaagaattatgcATAAGTTTTAGGAGCTTATCCTTGGTTTTTTAGAGCATTGTTAGTTACAGGCTTGATATATCAAGGTACAAAGCTTTCGTTAAGATAGTATTtgtatttgtttgtttgttttttttttggggttaaTATAATAtctatatttgataaaaatatatattagatgaaaattatatattttgacaAATGCAACATTAAAAAATTCAATCTAAAATCCAAATTATATGTTCAACTTAATTTATCAAAAGCATTTTACTCATTCTTTCTTTGACGAGTCAATCTTTTCATGATAACCCTGATAGTCTTAGTgatcattagttttttatttttcattttctcacTAGTGTTTTGTTGGTGTAATTCATTTGTTTTTCTTAACCTTTTCTATTTTATCGTCAGCTATATAAATGGACATCAACACAACGACATCTAATATACATGCATAATTGGGTTTAGTTACATATTAGACTTGTTCGTGAtccattcaaatcaatttcaagaaaaagaaaaaaaaatattaatatatattttttcaatgatattattaatttagtgatttttgttatttttttatacttttatgtagtttttaaataaaagaattaaaattaatatgtttgGGGATTGAATTCAAGTTTAATGAATATATAAACAAACTCTTTACcactatattaataataaatcttgagtaaatttaaaaaaatttaacttttaaaataaaatattttctctcaGTAAATTTATGTATATAGATAATGTCACTGATTGTGTTGGTGTACAAGTCaacttgatattttattttttaaaatctagaTTTTTAATACTAGCGTGGTATAGAAAAATGACAATACCTTAATAAACAATTGgaatacatttaatatttttaatatgttgtatttacctatttcaattttcttttatttacaagttaaactattttttattttaatttcgcaTATATTGTATatgtgttgttattattattagtttcaaaccttagtttcattatttattgtatattatttttaaacacacactTGTGTTCTAAATACGTGGCTTTCACTTGCATATGcgtgtgatagaatttctagtactaattaattttttcttgTTAAGTTAGTGTTATGAGTTGATCGCAAatcaatttagttaaaaatattGAATAGGGTTTTTCCTATTTTAATCACTTtgattttttcacaatttagtcactctaattaaaataatcatgCGAATTAGTCATTGtcgttaaaaatttcatttaccaCTAACAGATTCATGATGTGACACATTAGCCCATTGAGTGATTGACACATGActttttttttgacttttgactAAAGCTTAGGGACCTTTCTATAATTAGTCCAAAatgttttttctcttttctttttctcatcaCTTAGTAGATTTATTTCTATTACCCGCTCCACGTGTCAGTCATTCAATGCGCTAATGTCCCACATCAGCAATCTGTTCGTAGATTAACAGAATTTTTAACGATAATTACTAATTCAAACAGTTATCttaattagagtgactaaattgagaaaaaaatttagattGACCAAAATAGGACAAACCCTATTTTGAAGTGACCATAGGTTTAGTTTACTCTAATATAAAATAACCCATTTAGTTAATTTCAATAATTAACCCAATCGAATTTTTCAAATACTAAATGGGTTTATAAGAGTCAATTTCAATTGCTAAAGTAAAAATTCATGtatataaaaagaatataatatatataatctataCTATTGTTATACCCTATTTAGCAAACCTCATAGAACAACTATAGAGAGTTTGAAACGTATCTCCCAACGAAACCAATGATATCGCAAACCCACAACTAGTTCGCAAACCCTGTAATTGGTTTGTAAACCATAGCTTGACGAACTTCAGAATTATACACCTTCGCTAAGGCTATATAAGGACCATATGGAGGTCCAAAGTAATTGATTGCTAGTCGTCCTGATATATCTCATCCTAGGATGTTATATCACTGTCACTATCAAGGGTATCAAATTAGACTTCCATGTTAGCAATTTTAGGACATGTAGCTAAGTTTGTCCCCTACTATAAAATGGTCATTC contains:
- the LOC107959992 gene encoding uncharacterized protein, with the protein product MVIPTSADGVRGRKKSSRGHHRFVGVRQRPSGRWVAEIKDSLQKVRLWLGTFDTAEDAARAYDDAARALRGANARTNFELPPSASKTTANRVSLDHIEPFSFEEVCGTGNDADGFLGALKAKLLDGKGLKVLSPANRAALQPIVASNSSQNNQNVSRESRTTTVAPQGIRNMNPVPGPLNPGSSKPDLLNRYQVAANHVGVQWPQPQPGQSQIESMASMMWSNEPSFEAEWGTQMNQVPPNGFFNITTCTAAATSTWPLSGTTESTMDLSYSDQCPIGLQMNMNGKTNMVSMPMSQFDETAEGVWPSPQQFEQCDNNGWSSANGSWDPYLYVSSVLG